A genomic stretch from Candidatus Neomarinimicrobiota bacterium includes:
- a CDS encoding gamma-glutamyl-gamma-aminobutyrate hydrolase family protein — translation MKSKPLIGLTPSYLEYEEMDRSILGQSYTDSIQKAGGLPVLIPPIIKKDDLAQLIQRLDGVVLTGGDDLDPQYYGEDPEPLTPKPFHPRRGEHDRQIFEYIWEQKVPTLAICLGMQEINVFLGGSLYQDIPTQVEHPVVHRIGEWFEARHIVNVEQASLLHQLITSKKVETNSAHHQAIKQVADILRVVGRTEDGLVEALEPQDSSIPILAVQWHPESETNDLIGIELFRWLVDQASSG, via the coding sequence TTGAAATCAAAACCTCTTATCGGTCTAACGCCATCCTATCTTGAATATGAGGAGATGGATCGCAGCATTCTGGGTCAATCATATACTGACAGCATTCAAAAAGCCGGAGGACTCCCGGTACTGATACCTCCGATCATCAAAAAAGATGATCTGGCGCAGCTTATTCAAAGGCTGGATGGTGTTGTACTCACAGGTGGAGATGATCTGGATCCGCAGTATTACGGTGAAGATCCTGAGCCCTTAACTCCCAAGCCCTTTCATCCCCGACGAGGCGAACATGACCGACAGATCTTCGAATACATTTGGGAACAGAAAGTGCCCACCCTGGCAATCTGTCTGGGAATGCAGGAGATCAATGTCTTTTTAGGGGGCTCGCTCTACCAGGACATTCCAACGCAAGTTGAGCATCCTGTGGTTCACCGGATCGGAGAATGGTTTGAAGCCCGCCATATTGTGAATGTGGAACAGGCTTCCCTTCTGCACCAACTTATCACCAGTAAAAAAGTTGAAACTAATAGTGCCCACCATCAGGCAATAAAACAGGTGGCAGATATACTTAGGGTTGTCGGGCGAACAGAAGATGGGCTCGTTGAAGCATTGGAACCCCAGGACTCCTCAATTCCCATTCTGGCAGTCCAGTGGCATCCGGAATCAGAAACCAATGATCTGATTGGGATCGAACTGTTCAGATGGTTGGTTGATCAGGCATCCTCAGGGTAA
- a CDS encoding amidohydrolase, with product MPRTADRLLVNGIILTQDEKLVQVSQLAISGKNILAAGDDLSCYRNELTEVVDLQGKVVVPGFIDAHIHFLWGGENLLAIPLQKADSKASFIELISTFAERYAPGSWLKGGGWNEHLFLDGSLPHRSWLDEAAPGYPMILHRHDGHSGIASSAALKMAGITRATPDPEGGVIERDDQGEPTGILKDAAMGLVLSLAPPESEAELVKHFEAAQHYLLQNGVTAVGDMIYDMTHFHFLQKMAHQHKLKIRVTVYTPLLKWSEMKQLIDEGLYEDEWFQFKGLKAFSDGSLGSHTALMIEPYEDTPGFVGIYDTDWEDQALVIKTISEADLRGYQTVVHAIGDRANREVLDVFQTVIEQNGHRDRRFRIEHAQHIAPEDQKRFAELGVIASVQPTHCVDDARYAESLLGKRCDYAYPFRTLQRNGTQLALGSDWPVSPANPVSTIHSTIKRAGWHMEEALDFNTSLKAHTADAAYAGFRDHDIGRIIAGYLADLVILDPAFLELDSYETPPADLIRSVYVNGEKKADY from the coding sequence ATGCCTCGAACTGCAGACAGACTTCTCGTTAATGGTATTATTCTAACCCAGGATGAAAAGTTAGTTCAAGTCTCCCAACTTGCAATCAGCGGAAAAAACATTCTGGCTGCTGGAGATGATCTTTCGTGTTATCGCAATGAGCTAACCGAGGTAGTGGATCTGCAGGGAAAAGTAGTGGTTCCCGGATTCATTGATGCCCATATTCATTTTTTATGGGGTGGTGAGAATTTGTTGGCCATCCCCCTGCAAAAAGCTGACTCAAAAGCTTCCTTCATAGAACTCATCTCAACATTTGCAGAGCGATATGCACCAGGGTCGTGGTTAAAAGGCGGAGGCTGGAATGAACATCTCTTCCTGGATGGGTCGTTGCCACATCGAAGTTGGCTGGATGAAGCAGCACCCGGTTATCCAATGATTCTCCATCGTCATGATGGACATTCTGGAATTGCCAGCAGCGCAGCTTTAAAAATGGCTGGGATCACCAGAGCAACTCCAGATCCTGAAGGGGGCGTCATTGAACGGGATGACCAGGGTGAACCTACGGGTATTTTAAAAGATGCAGCCATGGGGCTGGTGTTGTCACTTGCCCCACCTGAAAGTGAAGCAGAGCTTGTTAAACATTTTGAGGCTGCTCAGCATTATCTCCTTCAAAACGGGGTAACAGCTGTTGGAGATATGATCTATGATATGACCCACTTCCACTTTCTGCAAAAAATGGCTCATCAACACAAATTGAAGATTCGGGTAACGGTCTACACTCCCCTTCTGAAATGGTCTGAAATGAAACAACTTATCGATGAGGGTCTCTATGAAGATGAGTGGTTCCAATTCAAAGGCTTGAAAGCTTTTAGTGATGGGAGCCTCGGTTCGCATACTGCCCTGATGATAGAGCCCTATGAGGACACACCGGGATTCGTTGGTATCTATGATACTGACTGGGAGGATCAGGCTCTGGTTATCAAGACTATTTCAGAGGCTGACTTGAGGGGCTATCAAACCGTGGTTCATGCTATTGGCGATAGAGCAAACAGAGAAGTTCTGGATGTATTTCAAACAGTTATTGAGCAAAATGGTCACAGAGATCGTCGCTTCAGGATTGAACACGCTCAACACATTGCCCCTGAGGATCAGAAACGCTTTGCTGAGCTGGGCGTGATCGCCTCGGTACAACCAACCCACTGTGTCGATGATGCGCGGTATGCAGAGTCGTTGCTGGGAAAAAGGTGTGATTATGCCTATCCGTTCAGGACGCTACAGCGAAATGGAACGCAATTGGCTTTGGGGTCAGATTGGCCGGTTTCTCCAGCAAACCCGGTTTCTACGATTCACAGTACCATCAAGCGAGCCGGCTGGCACATGGAGGAGGCTTTAGATTTTAATACTTCCCTGAAAGCACATACTGCCGATGCAGCTTACGCCGGTTTCAGAGACCATGATATCGGGAGAATTATTGCTGGCTACTTAGCGGACCTTGTCATTCTTGACCCTGCTTTTCTTGAACTGGATTCTTACGAGACGCCTCCGGCAGATTTGATCAGATCCGTTTACGTGAATGGAGAGAAGAAAGCAGATTATTGA
- a CDS encoding BtpA/SgcQ family protein — translation MNAPEFLEIFPEPKPLIGMIHVQALPGTPKNVLSVSEIVAQAVKEAKILSENGMQAIMLENMHDVPYLNREVGSEVVAALSRISAEVRAATDLPLGLQILAGANKAALSVALAAEFQFIRAEGFVFGHMADEGLLQSDAGELLRFRKNIGAEHIRIFTDIKKKHSSHAMTADVSINDTVAAAEFFLSDGVIITGTHTGKPVNQEELSSVYSSAKLPVLVGSGVSPEGLSQIWDHADAFIVGSFFKRDGNWQNDPDPDRLQTLLQTRVNLLK, via the coding sequence ATGAACGCTCCTGAATTCTTGGAGATCTTTCCCGAACCAAAACCCCTGATCGGGATGATCCATGTCCAGGCTTTGCCGGGAACCCCAAAAAATGTTCTATCCGTAAGTGAGATTGTTGCTCAAGCGGTGAAAGAAGCAAAAATCCTGAGCGAAAACGGGATGCAGGCGATCATGTTGGAGAATATGCATGATGTTCCATATCTCAATCGGGAAGTAGGTTCTGAGGTTGTAGCCGCCTTAAGTCGAATTTCCGCTGAAGTACGGGCTGCAACAGATTTACCCCTGGGTTTGCAAATTTTGGCCGGTGCCAATAAAGCTGCTTTATCGGTGGCGTTGGCGGCAGAATTCCAATTTATACGAGCAGAAGGCTTTGTTTTTGGCCACATGGCTGATGAAGGGTTACTCCAGTCTGATGCCGGAGAACTCCTGCGTTTCCGAAAGAATATTGGTGCAGAACACATCAGGATCTTCACCGATATCAAGAAAAAGCACAGCAGTCATGCCATGACAGCGGACGTTTCCATTAATGATACTGTTGCAGCGGCAGAATTTTTTCTTAGTGACGGTGTGATCATTACAGGCACTCACACAGGAAAGCCGGTTAATCAGGAAGAGCTATCCAGCGTGTATTCCTCAGCAAAACTACCCGTTCTTGTGGGGAGTGGCGTGTCTCCCGAGGGACTGTCCCAAATCTGGGATCACGCCGATGCCTTTATCGTTGGCAGTTTTTTTAAGCGAGATGGTAATTGGCAGAATGATCCAGATCCAGATCGTCTTCAGACTCTACTCCAGACCAGAGTCAATCTACTTAAGTAA
- a CDS encoding YihY/virulence factor BrkB family protein, with translation MTLKTFELKLMRWLLPYINLAKRVSFPGFDRVPVFNVGLFFYRGLRDGAIITRAEAVAFNLILALFPTIIFIFTLIPLLPLDNFQTEILLLIQSLVPVSTYSVIQQIIEDILIIKHGGFFSFGFALALIFSTNGIVALIQTFNASVNVVDTRSWLKQRAVALMLVLILSLLVTLGITLITFTQTFMNFLVAKELMLQSWLYYFVMAGKWVVILALFYFAYSFVYYLGPARKSKYRFISAGASLSTVLTILITFGFRFIIDHFGRYNALYGSIGALPVIMLMIFSLSLVLILGFELNIGIVAARKVHVTKIEQ, from the coding sequence ATGACCCTGAAAACCTTCGAACTGAAATTAATGAGGTGGCTGTTGCCCTACATTAACCTGGCCAAACGGGTGTCATTCCCTGGCTTTGATCGCGTTCCAGTTTTCAATGTAGGTTTGTTTTTTTACAGGGGACTTAGGGACGGCGCGATCATTACACGGGCAGAGGCAGTCGCTTTCAATCTGATCCTGGCGCTTTTCCCCACCATTATCTTTATTTTTACACTCATTCCTTTGTTACCTCTAGACAATTTTCAAACTGAAATCCTCTTATTAATCCAGTCACTTGTTCCAGTCAGCACTTACAGTGTTATTCAGCAGATAATCGAAGATATTCTGATCATTAAACATGGTGGTTTCTTTTCATTTGGGTTTGCCCTGGCTTTGATCTTTTCTACCAATGGTATTGTGGCTTTGATCCAGACTTTCAATGCTTCAGTAAATGTTGTTGATACTCGAAGCTGGCTTAAACAAAGAGCTGTTGCTCTCATGCTGGTGTTGATCCTATCCCTGTTGGTCACCCTGGGTATTACCCTGATCACCTTTACTCAGACGTTCATGAATTTCCTGGTGGCCAAAGAATTGATGCTACAAAGCTGGCTCTATTATTTTGTGATGGCAGGGAAATGGGTTGTTATTCTAGCCCTATTCTATTTTGCCTACTCCTTTGTGTATTATCTGGGTCCAGCCCGTAAAAGTAAATACCGTTTTATTTCAGCAGGAGCCAGCCTGTCTACTGTATTGACCATCCTGATCACCTTTGGATTCAGATTTATCATTGACCACTTCGGTCGCTACAATGCCCTTTACGGTTCTATCGGTGCATTGCCGGTGATCATGCTCATGATCTTTTCTCTGAGTCTGGTTTTGATCCTGGGTTTTGAATTGAATATCGGGATCGTTGCTGCCCGGAAGGTGCATGTAACCAAAATCGAACAATAG
- a CDS encoding ATP cone domain-containing protein: protein MINSCFLTHVFKRDGTLVPYSRQRITNAIYRAVVAIGGRDQDKSEELALLVESIICDNYSNEHPPGVEQVQDIVEKVLIEEGHASVAKHFILYRATQNDKRKAKLSKTKVHQGNIPYQKIYEVLVWASDHDLNSVEKLNQRIARGEFREICLESDAAYEYDIQAAAELIAERKGETRIVVVAGPSSSGKTTTTRKLAHYLSEKGMGLVELNIDHYFFDLEMHPVDEFGDHDFETPQALDLALINQHVKQLMAGEEVLIPKYDFSTGTRALNQTPLQIKSTDVILIDSLHGLYGDMLKGIDENSVFKVYIETLLQMKGTNGKFIRWTDLRLMRRMIRDEQHRAYDPGQTLTHWHYVRNAELRNILPYINTADYIINGAVPYELPVMRNRLYDHFKQWEQDYKNDPRRVDAYLRAKRVREMLESITPITDESPIPETSHFREFIGGGTYDVH, encoded by the coding sequence ATGATTAACAGTTGTTTTTTAACGCACGTTTTTAAACGGGATGGGACCCTGGTTCCCTATTCCCGCCAACGCATCACCAATGCCATCTACCGGGCGGTTGTTGCCATCGGGGGGCGTGATCAGGACAAATCCGAAGAATTGGCTTTACTGGTTGAATCGATCATTTGCGACAACTATTCCAATGAACATCCGCCCGGAGTGGAGCAGGTGCAGGATATTGTGGAAAAAGTGTTAATCGAAGAGGGTCATGCTTCCGTAGCAAAGCACTTTATTCTCTATCGGGCCACTCAAAACGATAAACGAAAAGCCAAACTGAGCAAAACCAAAGTTCACCAAGGGAACATTCCCTACCAGAAGATCTATGAAGTTTTAGTTTGGGCTTCCGATCACGATCTGAACTCTGTGGAAAAACTGAATCAGCGGATTGCCAGGGGTGAGTTCCGGGAGATTTGTCTGGAATCAGATGCCGCCTACGAATATGATATACAGGCCGCCGCTGAACTAATTGCGGAACGAAAGGGTGAAACCCGGATCGTGGTGGTGGCAGGTCCTTCATCTTCCGGTAAAACAACCACTACCCGGAAGTTGGCTCACTATCTCTCAGAAAAAGGGATGGGTCTGGTTGAACTGAATATTGACCACTACTTTTTTGACTTGGAAATGCATCCTGTTGATGAATTTGGCGACCATGATTTTGAAACGCCCCAGGCTTTAGATCTGGCTTTGATCAACCAGCATGTAAAACAGCTTATGGCCGGCGAGGAAGTTTTGATTCCCAAGTATGATTTCTCAACAGGTACCCGCGCCTTGAACCAGACTCCCCTGCAGATCAAATCCACGGATGTTATTCTGATCGACAGCCTTCACGGCCTGTATGGAGATATGCTGAAAGGCATTGATGAGAACAGTGTTTTCAAGGTGTATATCGAGACCTTGCTCCAGATGAAGGGCACCAATGGAAAATTTATTCGCTGGACCGATTTACGGCTCATGCGCAGGATGATCAGGGATGAACAACATCGGGCTTATGACCCGGGTCAGACCCTGACCCATTGGCATTACGTCCGCAATGCAGAATTGCGCAATATTCTACCCTACATCAATACAGCAGACTACATCATCAATGGTGCCGTGCCCTATGAGCTACCAGTCATGCGTAATCGGTTGTATGATCATTTCAAACAATGGGAACAGGATTACAAGAATGATCCCCGACGCGTAGATGCCTATTTAAGAGCCAAACGGGTGCGCGAAATGCTGGAATCAATTACACCGATTACTGATGAATCCCCTATTCCAGAGACCTCTCATTTCAGGGAGTTTATTGGTGGCGGGACCTACGACGTTCATTAG
- a CDS encoding TPM domain-containing protein: MKKAEKLAKEIFSDQDLQEISEAIKTFEGRTSGEIVISFNTTSYNQPYKSARRIFEKAKLHQTKERNATLIVLFLAEQKFAVYGDAGIHERVPENFWETTVADMKSHFAEGRMREGLLFGIHQLGENLAKYFPVAEDDVNELSDELKYGDEHD, from the coding sequence ATGAAAAAAGCAGAGAAACTGGCCAAAGAGATATTTAGTGATCAGGATCTTCAGGAAATATCTGAAGCCATCAAGACCTTTGAAGGTCGTACCAGCGGTGAGATCGTCATCTCTTTTAATACCACATCTTATAATCAACCCTACAAATCTGCTCGGCGCATTTTTGAAAAGGCTAAACTTCATCAAACCAAAGAACGGAATGCCACTCTCATTGTATTGTTCCTGGCTGAACAAAAATTTGCCGTCTATGGGGATGCCGGGATCCATGAACGCGTGCCGGAAAATTTTTGGGAAACTACAGTAGCCGATATGAAATCCCATTTTGCTGAAGGTCGGATGCGTGAAGGATTGCTCTTCGGTATCCACCAATTGGGCGAAAATCTGGCAAAATATTTTCCCGTTGCCGAGGATGATGTGAATGAATTAAGTGATGAGCTGAAATATGGCGATGAACATGATTAA